The Rhodospirillaceae bacterium genome contains a region encoding:
- a CDS encoding Gfo/Idh/MocA family oxidoreductase: MKQINVGIIGPGWCGGIRAETCAASALINELHLAEIRPERLAEVSEITNPTTTTDNYHELLANPDIDAIYICATPEGLHYPMARDSLLAGKHVFMEKPIAVTLGEADELTNIAKKAKLKFTIGYSQRFNHKYAYVKKSLNEGAIGKPVSAVVSRHLSRALGDKISGRVKLSLAAMEATHDLDFVFWCLEPAKPVRVFSQVAYGAMEEKTGAGDTQWIMVTMDNGVVVTIGAGWTMPPGYHNYSSTWVEFVATDGMMVVDDTHRDVMINTMKDGIQLPMSAMPGERVDHVFAGPMHNETLHFAEAVAFDRDVMVTPEQARKVMEVYLAADLSAERNEPVALPMNSQEIMDSMAI; encoded by the coding sequence ATGAAGCAGATTAATGTTGGAATTATCGGCCCGGGTTGGTGTGGCGGCATACGTGCGGAGACCTGTGCGGCGAGTGCGCTCATTAATGAATTGCACCTTGCAGAAATCAGGCCGGAACGTTTGGCTGAAGTTAGTGAAATAACCAATCCCACGACGACGACCGATAATTATCATGAACTGCTGGCGAATCCTGATATCGACGCCATCTACATCTGCGCGACACCGGAAGGGCTTCACTACCCGATGGCGCGAGATTCTCTGTTGGCCGGTAAGCACGTGTTCATGGAAAAGCCGATTGCCGTCACATTGGGCGAAGCCGACGAACTCACCAATATTGCCAAAAAAGCGAAACTTAAGTTTACCATCGGGTATTCACAGCGCTTTAATCATAAATATGCCTACGTGAAAAAATCGTTGAATGAGGGGGCGATTGGCAAGCCGGTTAGTGCTGTCGTCAGCCGTCATTTGTCACGTGCCCTTGGCGATAAAATCAGTGGCCGGGTTAAGTTGTCACTGGCTGCAATGGAAGCGACCCATGATCTTGATTTTGTGTTCTGGTGTTTGGAACCGGCCAAGCCTGTTCGCGTGTTTTCCCAAGTTGCTTATGGTGCAATGGAAGAAAAGACTGGTGCTGGCGACACCCAGTGGATCATGGTGACGATGGACAATGGCGTGGTTGTAACCATCGGTGCCGGGTGGACGATGCCTCCTGGCTATCACAACTATTCCAGCACCTGGGTTGAATTCGTCGCGACTGACGGCATGATGGTGGTTGATGACACCCACCGTGATGTCATGATCAACACCATGAAAGACGGTATTCAATTGCCGATGTCGGCGATGCCGGGCGAACGGGTTGATCACGTCTTCGCAGGCCCGATGCACAACGAGACCCTTCACTTTGCAGAAGCTGTGGCTTTTGACCGTGATGTCATGGTGACACCGGAACAGGCACGGAAGGTGATGGAGGTCTATCTGGCGGCTGATTTGTCAGCCGAAAGAAATGAGCCGGTTGCTCTGCCGATGAATTCTCAGGAAATTATGGATTCCATGGCCATTTAG